One window of the Thermodesulfomicrobium sp. WS genome contains the following:
- a CDS encoding exodeoxyribonuclease V subunit gamma: protein MALTVFLSNRLEYLATLLADHLKDSPSPLTQETVVVQSRGMERYLAMTLAQEHGICAGVRFPFPAALLHDLARRLCLPGARRPLSASRLLWRLMAALEDEGALMGEGATASLPRQRMGQALALASVFERYQLFRPHWLAKWQQGVPCGEIGPENRASEDWQRRLWQRVVRGEEESHRAALTLAMIEVLRHGPPPEGLPHRLAVFGISSLPPHFGELLAALGEHLPVRVYLLSPSPHAWGRRRAQEEGSAAQLLALLGASLREAVDRFEERAGLVPIFAPPAQDTLLDCLHADLLHLPPSPEIRDFPRSRTHMEVHLCPTARREVEVLRERVLHLLQTDTSLEPHHILAITADMETYAPLIHAVFGSNSPEITYTVADHGHIHQEVRFLLDLLRTAAGRLERSRVQELFSATPTRSLLGLSEDACLRLQTWLAQAGIAWGIDAAFRQRHGAPPSAIGTWRAGLTRLALGAITGDHHGTIQGVAPLALGPSEDRELFAACALWLEHLERLCQWVQSPAPDWERILPWILETFWPAQGSGAPEQLRRGIAETLSAWKDAGRPTACGRSMVLALERTLGGEPQEGEFLARGMTFCAPRPMRAVPFRVVAFLGLAAGSFPRAQTAPSIDLTAAHPQPGDRNPTDDDRGLFLEALLSAREHLLLFAPSAGPSAQGPSPVLISLLEHLDSRATVDGAPPSTALVTTHPVFAFHPRALDVSFPWPTLTPCRLQEAHAFLRPQRLRPPFFRHPLPRPQMPAELELDRLIRDLAHPCRTLLHALGIRPQVREEDLPDDEPWGAPTHRTLHRLKGALLELAQSGASCTELIRTAHAWQVIPDTPGGDAFVAPTIDQVMDMAQRIRARAPHGIRPQPFWVEEEGITLCGTLPLGAEGIVLYRPATLKTQDLLRLSLTRIVAGATRAADQVTLITEDHTITKPVLDPKESKDRLRAAIELWLEAHTRPVALLPKACLKYAQTYASKGHDSAHHEMVKVWTDGPFPENQDPYLRLCFPDTPHWDESHDLAQRLLVPMLPEAAP, encoded by the coding sequence ATGGCGCTGACGGTCTTTCTCTCCAACCGCCTGGAATACCTGGCAACCCTCCTCGCCGACCACCTCAAGGACAGCCCTTCGCCCCTCACCCAGGAGACCGTGGTGGTCCAGTCCCGGGGCATGGAACGCTACCTGGCCATGACCTTGGCCCAGGAGCACGGCATCTGCGCCGGGGTGCGCTTCCCTTTCCCCGCGGCCTTGCTGCACGATCTCGCCCGCCGGCTGTGCCTTCCCGGCGCGCGGCGCCCGCTTTCCGCCTCCCGGCTGCTGTGGCGCTTGATGGCGGCGCTGGAAGACGAAGGCGCCTTGATGGGTGAGGGGGCGACCGCCTCCTTACCGCGCCAGCGCATGGGACAGGCCCTGGCCCTGGCCTCAGTCTTCGAGCGCTACCAGCTCTTTCGTCCCCATTGGCTCGCCAAGTGGCAGCAAGGCGTGCCGTGCGGCGAGATCGGCCCGGAAAACCGGGCTTCCGAAGACTGGCAGCGGCGGCTTTGGCAGCGCGTGGTGCGCGGCGAGGAAGAAAGCCACCGCGCCGCCCTCACCCTGGCCATGATCGAGGTGCTGCGCCACGGCCCACCCCCGGAGGGTCTGCCCCACCGCCTGGCGGTCTTTGGCATCTCCAGCTTGCCCCCCCATTTCGGAGAGCTCCTGGCGGCCCTGGGCGAACACCTGCCCGTACGCGTCTACCTGCTCTCCCCGTCTCCCCATGCCTGGGGACGGCGACGCGCCCAGGAGGAAGGAAGTGCGGCCCAGCTCCTCGCCCTGCTCGGCGCCTCGCTTCGGGAGGCCGTAGATCGTTTTGAGGAGCGCGCCGGACTCGTGCCCATCTTTGCGCCGCCAGCACAAGACACCCTTTTGGACTGCCTGCACGCGGACCTGCTCCACCTGCCACCTTCCCCAGAAATTCGAGATTTTCCTCGAAGCCGCACCCATATGGAAGTCCACCTCTGCCCGACTGCCCGCCGAGAAGTGGAGGTCCTGCGGGAGCGCGTCCTGCACCTTCTGCAGACCGACACCTCCTTGGAGCCGCACCACATCCTGGCCATCACGGCGGACATGGAGACCTACGCCCCCCTCATCCATGCGGTCTTCGGCAGCAACTCCCCCGAGATCACGTACACCGTGGCGGACCATGGGCACATCCATCAAGAAGTCCGCTTCCTCCTGGACCTTCTGCGCACCGCCGCCGGCCGCCTGGAGCGCAGCCGCGTGCAGGAACTCTTCTCCGCCACGCCCACACGGAGCCTTCTTGGACTTTCCGAAGACGCCTGCCTGCGTCTGCAGACCTGGCTCGCGCAGGCAGGCATTGCGTGGGGGATCGACGCGGCCTTCCGGCAAAGACATGGTGCGCCACCCAGCGCCATCGGCACCTGGCGCGCCGGACTTACGCGCCTGGCCCTCGGGGCCATCACCGGCGACCACCACGGCACCATCCAAGGGGTCGCCCCCCTGGCCCTTGGCCCAAGCGAGGACCGTGAGCTTTTCGCCGCCTGCGCCCTGTGGCTGGAGCACCTGGAGCGCCTCTGCCAATGGGTCCAAAGCCCTGCCCCGGACTGGGAGCGGATCCTGCCCTGGATACTCGAAACCTTTTGGCCTGCTCAAGGAAGCGGCGCTCCGGAACAACTTCGCCGAGGCATCGCCGAAACCCTGAGCGCATGGAAAGACGCCGGTCGCCCTACGGCCTGCGGCCGCTCCATGGTCCTGGCCCTGGAGCGCACCCTCGGCGGCGAACCCCAGGAGGGGGAATTTCTCGCCCGCGGCATGACCTTCTGCGCCCCGCGGCCCATGCGCGCCGTGCCTTTCCGCGTGGTGGCCTTTTTGGGGCTGGCTGCGGGCAGCTTTCCACGTGCCCAAACAGCCCCGAGCATCGACCTAACCGCCGCGCATCCCCAGCCAGGAGACCGCAACCCCACCGACGACGACCGCGGCCTCTTTTTGGAGGCACTGCTCTCTGCCCGTGAACATCTGCTCCTTTTCGCCCCCAGCGCAGGGCCCTCGGCCCAAGGCCCGTCTCCAGTGCTCATCAGCCTCCTGGAACACCTCGATAGCCGCGCCACCGTAGACGGCGCCCCCCCTTCCACGGCCCTGGTCACCACGCACCCGGTCTTCGCCTTCCACCCCCGCGCCCTCGATGTCTCGTTTCCCTGGCCTACCTTGACCCCCTGCCGTCTGCAGGAGGCGCACGCCTTTCTCCGTCCCCAGCGGCTCCGACCGCCATTCTTCCGGCACCCCCTTCCCCGGCCCCAGATGCCGGCGGAACTGGAGCTTGACCGCCTGATCCGCGACCTCGCCCACCCCTGCCGTACGCTTCTGCACGCCTTGGGGATCCGGCCGCAGGTGCGCGAAGAAGACCTCCCCGACGACGAGCCTTGGGGCGCGCCGACGCACCGGACACTCCACCGCCTCAAGGGCGCACTCTTGGAGCTTGCCCAGAGCGGCGCTTCCTGCACCGAACTCATACGGACCGCCCACGCCTGGCAGGTCATCCCCGACACCCCAGGCGGTGACGCCTTCGTCGCTCCCACCATCGATCAGGTGATGGACATGGCTCAGCGCATCCGCGCTCGAGCCCCGCACGGGATCCGGCCCCAGCCCTTTTGGGTGGAAGAGGAGGGAATCACGCTTTGCGGGACGCTGCCTCTGGGCGCAGAAGGCATCGTGCTCTACCGGCCTGCCACCCTCAAGACCCAAGATCTCCTGCGCCTCTCCCTCACGCGGATCGTGGCCGGGGCGACGCGCGCGGCCGATCAGGTCACCCTCATCACCGAAGACCACACCATCACCAAGCCAGTCCTCGACCCGAAAGAAAGCAAAGACCGCCTGCGTGCGGCCATAGAACTTTGGCTCGAGGCCCATACCCGCCCTGTGGCCCTGCTCCCCAAGGCGTGCCTCAAGTATGCCCAGACATACGCGTCCAAAGGCCACGACTCGGCACATCACGAGATGGTCAAAGTCTGGACAGACGGCCCCTTCCCCGAAAACCAGGACCCCTATCTGCGCCTCTGCTTTCCCGACACCCCGCATTGGGACGAATCCCACGATCTGGCACAGCGCCTGCTCGTCCCCATGCTCCCCGAGGCCGCGCCATGA